The Anaerolineae bacterium genome has a segment encoding these proteins:
- a CDS encoding M23 family metallopeptidase has protein sequence MRIWLRGLLILIMLAGAIPAAADEPRLTVTPGFSTLAQGKVGLLTVQGVGLAGVRARFLNRLIDCYERDEAWYCLLAVNMEQQPNPYPLEVYGWFDDGTRETWTGQVTVIATEFMRQDVTITNDLGYLLEPEVDRAERARLSAIFSRVTPVHYWRGPFAKPLEAEFTSPFGAWRLYNESLWGRHTGADLRGPAGTPLLAPAAGRIALAERLDVRGNYVLIDHGLGVYSGLAHLSEIYVTRGQYVRQGQVIGISGSTGRSSGPHIHWEIAVNGEWVDPAQFLEVAAP, from the coding sequence GTGCGCATCTGGCTTAGGGGATTGCTGATTCTGATCATGCTGGCCGGGGCAATCCCGGCCGCCGCTGATGAGCCGCGCCTGACGGTCACGCCCGGCTTTTCCACGCTGGCGCAGGGGAAGGTCGGCCTGCTAACGGTGCAGGGCGTGGGCCTGGCCGGGGTGCGGGCGCGCTTCCTCAACCGCCTGATCGATTGTTACGAGCGCGATGAAGCCTGGTATTGCCTGCTGGCGGTCAACATGGAGCAGCAGCCCAACCCCTACCCGCTGGAAGTCTACGGCTGGTTTGACGATGGCACCCGCGAGACGTGGACGGGTCAGGTGACCGTGATCGCCACCGAGTTCATGCGCCAGGATGTGACAATCACCAACGACCTGGGTTACTTACTGGAGCCGGAAGTGGACCGCGCCGAGCGCGCCCGCCTGAGCGCGATCTTCAGCCGGGTGACGCCGGTGCACTACTGGCGCGGGCCGTTCGCCAAACCGCTGGAAGCGGAGTTCACCTCACCGTTCGGCGCATGGCGGCTATACAACGAGTCGCTGTGGGGGCGCCATACCGGCGCTGACCTGCGCGGTCCGGCGGGAACGCCGCTGCTGGCCCCGGCAGCCGGGCGTATTGCCCTGGCGGAACGGCTGGATGTGCGCGGCAACTATGTGCTGATCGATCACGGCCTGGGCGTCTATTCTGGCCTGGCTCACCTTTCCGAGATCTATGTCACCCGCGGGCAATACGTCCGCCAGGGGCAGGTAATCGGCATCAGTGGCAGCACCGGGCGCAGCAGCGGGCCGCACATCCACTGGGAGATTGCCGTCAACGGCGAATGGGTTGATCCGGCCCAGTTCCTGGAGGTCGCCGCACCCTGA